From Syntrophorhabdus sp.:
CCCGCCGAGCATCCTGTCCCGCCTGGAAATATCCGTCATCTTCACTCACCTATCCTCCACGAGCGCACCATCTCCCGCTGTCGTTCCGTCTCAGGCGAATCATAACCCCCGCCGGGCACGCTGGCCCTGAGCTCCCGTATCATCTCGAGCACCCTCTCCCCGCTCGCGAAGGCATGGCGGGCAAGGTAGCAGCCGACAACCGTCCCGGTCCGCCCCTTCCCTCCCCAGCAATGGACATACACCGGTCTCTCGGCTGTGATGACGCCGTCGATCTCGTTGAGAATGCCGGTCATCTCTCCGCGGGACGGCACCGCCATGTCCCTGATGGGCCTTTGCGCCCAGCTAACGTCGATCTTCATCTCGCCGGCCCGTTGGAGGAGCTCCTCCCGATACCCGGCGAAAGGTTCTCCGTCCCAATTCGTTTCCGTCTCTTCCATGAGGTTCACGACGTGCCGTATACCGGCGTCGAGAAGCCCCTGCACCTTGCCGCGCGCCACGTCCGCATCGAGGTCTCCCGGGTAACATCCGGCCAGAAACCTCCCCGGCACCACCCAGTAAGACCTGTCAAAAGGAACCACGGGATAAGACATATTTTTCCTCTCACGCATCGATCACCTCCACTCCCCCATTATACCCCGCGGTCTGTGACAGCGTCATGACACAGGGAAGACGGTTCCAGGTTTCAGGGAAATATCCGACCCCTAACAGAGGCCTTTGCAACCGTTTTCCGTCCTTGTTTTTGACCTGAAACCTGGAACCTGAAACCTGCAACCGTTGTTATGCCAGGCATGACATCGACGGGCGGGTTGACTCGCCTTCCCCCTGTTTTGTGCGTTCCAGGAAGTCGAGGATGGTGCGGACGTAGTCGTCCGGGCGCTGCTCGTAGGTGTTGTGGCCGCATTTCGGGAAAACGGCCAACTCACCCTTCGGCAGGGCCCTGTAGAAGGCTGTTGCCTGTTCGACGTAGAATATGGAACTGCGGTCGGGATAGAGAACAAGGGCGGGGCATTGAACCTTCGCCAGTGCGGGCCTCAGGTCGAAATACTCCACACCGTATTCCCCGCCGCACCTCGCGAACTGCTCGTATTTCGTCTCAGCCATTTCGCCATGCCAGTCAATTATCTTGGCCTGCAGCCGCGGCTCGAGGTCTCTGAAGCGGATGACGAGTCTTTCGATGTTCAGCTGTGTCATCGGCATCTCGCTGTAGCACTGTGTGCTCGCCGCCGTCAGCGTCCACACATCTTCGGGATAGCGCGCGGCATAATCCACGGCCAGCACGCCGCCCTCACACTGCCCCACAAGATGGCAGGGCCCGATGCCAAGGGCCTCCTTCACAGAGCGCAATTCGCCCACGGTCTCGGGTCTGTACCCGTCACTAACATAGAACCCGAAAAAATCAGGCCCATCCTCAGAGCGTCCGAACCCCCGGCGGTCATACATGAC
This genomic window contains:
- a CDS encoding protein phosphatase; its protein translation is MRERKNMSYPVVPFDRSYWVVPGRFLAGCYPGDLDADVARGKVQGLLDAGIRHVVNLMEETETNWDGEPFAGYREELLQRAGEMKIDVSWAQRPIRDMAVPSRGEMTGILNEIDGVITAERPVYVHCWGGKGRTGTVVGCYLARHAFASGERVLEMIRELRASVPGGGYDSPETERQREMVRSWRIGE
- a CDS encoding alpha/beta hydrolase produces the protein MSFAEINGLKVYYEVHGEGEETVMLLHHGFGCLKIWRNIFGRFVDAGYRVVMYDRRGFGRSEDGPDFFGFYVSDGYRPETVGELRSVKEALGIGPCHLVGQCEGGVLAVDYAARYPEDVWTLTAASTQCYSEMPMTQLNIERLVIRFRDLEPRLQAKIIDWHGEMAETKYEQFARCGGEYGVEYFDLRPALAKVQCPALVLYPDRSSIFYVEQATAFYRALPKGELAVFPKCGHNTYEQRPDDYVRTILDFLERTKQGEGESTRPSMSCLA